From Dehalococcoidia bacterium, one genomic window encodes:
- the pstB gene encoding phosphate ABC transporter ATP-binding protein PstB → MDATGAGDLVLEVNHLSVYYGSFKALHDITLPIERRRITAIIGPSGSGKSTFIRCFNRMNDLIPSFRAEGEVNFFADEAGAGGRNGRINLYDPEVDPVDVRRRIGMVFQKPNPFPKSIYENIAFGARINGFRGRMDDLVESALRRAALWDEVKDKLKHSALTLSGGQQQRLCIARAIALEPEVLLMDEPCSALDPIATLKIEDLMQELVSQYTIVIVTHNMQQAARVSDYTAVLMMREDRAGELGEFGPTHEIFTNPKDKRTEDYITGRFG, encoded by the coding sequence GGAGGTGAACCACCTCTCCGTCTATTACGGCTCCTTCAAGGCCCTGCACGACATCACGCTGCCAATCGAGCGCCGCCGCATTACGGCGATAATCGGGCCTTCCGGCAGTGGCAAGAGCACATTCATCCGCTGCTTCAACCGCATGAACGACCTCATCCCTTCCTTTCGCGCCGAGGGCGAAGTCAACTTCTTCGCCGATGAGGCCGGCGCCGGGGGACGCAACGGCCGCATCAACCTCTACGACCCGGAGGTCGATCCGGTAGACGTGCGGCGGCGGATCGGCATGGTCTTTCAGAAGCCGAACCCGTTTCCGAAGTCGATCTACGAGAACATCGCCTTCGGCGCCCGCATCAACGGCTTCCGGGGCAGGATGGACGACCTCGTCGAGAGCGCCCTGCGCCGGGCTGCCCTTTGGGACGAGGTGAAAGATAAGCTCAAGCACAGCGCCCTTACCCTGTCAGGCGGCCAGCAGCAGCGCCTCTGCATCGCCCGAGCCATCGCCCTGGAACCGGAAGTCCTGCTCATGGACGAGCCCTGCTCGGCCCTGGACCCGATCGCGACCCTCAAGATCGAGGACCTGATGCAGGAGCTGGTAAGCCAGTACACCATCGTCATCGTCACCCACAACATGCAGCAGGCCGCCCGCGTCTCCGACTACACGGCCGTCCTGATGATGCGGGAAGACCGGGCGGGCGAACTCGGCGAATTCGGCCCCACGCACGAGATCTTCACCAACCCAAAGGACAAGCGCACCGAGGACTACATCACCGGCCGCTTCGGGTGA
- a CDS encoding NAD(P)H-binding protein, producing MLLVSGGTGFIGSAIVRELLGRGERVAVLGRDASRIRRLFGESVEAREADVTRAGQDLDAAMQGVDVVINSVQFPNSPIENKARGWTFENVDLNGTRNQVDSAKKAGVRRFVYISGAGAAADAAQHWFRLKWQAEEYVKASGLEWVIIRPTWVYGPDDNSLNRILRFASFLPFIPTFGSGKQAMQPVFIDDVARVTADAALKPEAANHLFELGGPEVMTMDDVFRTALEVMGRRRPILHQPVVVGKLLGKAASLLPNKPLSADAVDFIVQPAVADNRELEAVLAPKLTPLREGLASYLGK from the coding sequence ATGCTGCTGGTCTCGGGAGGCACCGGTTTCATTGGTTCGGCGATTGTTAGGGAGCTCCTCGGCCGGGGCGAGAGGGTAGCCGTGCTCGGCCGAGACGCCTCGCGGATTCGCCGCCTGTTCGGCGAGTCCGTTGAGGCGCGCGAGGCGGACGTTACTCGCGCCGGGCAGGACCTCGACGCCGCGATGCAGGGCGTCGACGTCGTGATCAACAGCGTCCAGTTCCCGAACTCACCGATCGAGAACAAGGCCCGGGGCTGGACCTTCGAGAACGTCGACCTCAACGGCACGCGAAACCAGGTCGACTCGGCGAAGAAGGCGGGCGTCCGGCGCTTCGTCTACATCTCGGGCGCCGGCGCGGCCGCGGACGCGGCCCAGCACTGGTTTCGCCTCAAGTGGCAGGCTGAGGAGTACGTGAAGGCCAGTGGCCTGGAGTGGGTGATCATCCGGCCGACATGGGTGTATGGGCCGGACGACAACTCGCTGAACCGCATCCTGCGCTTCGCGAGCTTCCTGCCCTTCATCCCGACCTTCGGCAGCGGCAAGCAGGCGATGCAACCAGTGTTCATCGATGACGTTGCCCGGGTGACGGCTGACGCCGCCCTGAAGCCGGAAGCGGCAAACCACCTCTTCGAGCTGGGTGGGCCCGAGGTCATGACCATGGACGACGTGTTCCGGACGGCGCTGGAGGTCATGGGGCGTAGACGGCCCATCCTGCACCAGCCAGTCGTAGTCGGGAAGTTGCTGGGTAAGGCAGCGTCCTTGCTGCCGAACAAGCCACTCAGCGCGGACGCGGTGGACTTCATCGTCCAGCCCGCGGTCGCGGACAACCGCGAACTGGAGGCAGTCCTGGCGCCGAAGCTAACGCCCCTGCGCGAGGGGCTCGCGTCTTATCTGGGCAAGTGA
- a CDS encoding phosphatase PAP2 family protein, whose amino-acid sequence MSSEGIAVGERRIPEDWLERRFLREAAELALVAVAFLLYFIVRGQVVDRPEVAFANSRDLIALEQDLGIFREAAWQQAVLDSELLVRFWNFVYFWLDFPLIAALGLLMYLTRRRQYTFTRDAILFSGGIALIAYNLYPVAPPRLVEGIGVIDTLQAYDNLSYQAQSTQFFVNPFAAVPSLHVGWSFLIAGGVLMAYGRDRWMWPFALLHPVLQSASTIFTGNHFFLDGLAGLASAAFGVLLALAMQRWGYPAMRRLVARPK is encoded by the coding sequence GTGAGCAGCGAAGGCATCGCTGTCGGCGAGCGCCGCATCCCTGAGGACTGGCTCGAACGCAGGTTCCTGCGGGAGGCCGCCGAACTCGCCCTGGTGGCGGTCGCCTTCCTCCTCTACTTCATCGTCCGCGGGCAGGTGGTCGACCGGCCAGAAGTGGCCTTCGCCAATTCGCGCGACCTCATCGCCCTCGAGCAAGACCTCGGTATCTTCCGCGAGGCCGCGTGGCAGCAGGCGGTGCTGGACTCGGAGCTCCTGGTCCGGTTCTGGAACTTCGTGTACTTCTGGCTGGACTTCCCGCTGATCGCTGCTCTCGGCCTTCTGATGTACCTCACCCGCCGCCGCCAGTACACGTTCACGCGCGACGCCATACTCTTCTCCGGCGGCATAGCCCTCATTGCCTACAACCTTTACCCGGTCGCACCGCCGCGGCTCGTGGAGGGCATCGGCGTCATCGACACGCTGCAGGCTTACGACAACCTGAGCTACCAGGCGCAGTCTACCCAGTTCTTCGTGAACCCCTTCGCGGCCGTGCCCAGCCTGCACGTCGGCTGGTCCTTCCTGATTGCCGGCGGCGTCCTGATGGCCTACGGGCGCGACCGCTGGATGTGGCCCTTCGCGCTGCTCCACCCCGTGCTGCAGAGCGCCAGCACCATCTTTACAGGCAATCACTTCTTCCTTGATGGCCTTGCCGGGCTGGCGTCCGCAGCCTTCGGCGTGCTCCTCGCGCTCGCCATGCAGCGCTGGGGCTACCCGGCGATGCGGCGCCTGGTGGCGCGCCCGAAGTAG
- a CDS encoding DUF3105 domain-containing protein — protein sequence MGSGGGANWTLIGAVLGVAAIAGIIVYAVIQSTTGSSADEIPGFLKAIRDDSPNLPGQYIPPHPGADGKVCLEVSCLQNNDDRQHFGNGVVWGFCTPEQIAANQVNGCYTSNPPTSGPHAASPAQFKVLENPAPKENLIHSMEHGAVVVWYNTEDQDVIKQLAAWVQDHLDRRRLVVMTKYTEMEPNTIALTAWTRLDKFPVSELTKKRVDDFISAHNKRFNPEGF from the coding sequence GTGGGTAGCGGCGGCGGCGCGAACTGGACCCTGATCGGCGCCGTGCTTGGCGTCGCCGCCATCGCCGGCATCATCGTCTACGCTGTCATTCAGAGCACGACCGGCAGCTCCGCGGACGAGATACCTGGCTTCCTCAAGGCCATCCGAGACGACAGCCCGAATCTGCCCGGCCAGTACATACCCCCCCACCCGGGCGCGGACGGCAAGGTCTGCCTGGAGGTGTCCTGCCTCCAGAACAACGACGACCGCCAGCACTTCGGGAACGGCGTCGTCTGGGGGTTCTGCACCCCGGAGCAGATCGCGGCAAACCAGGTCAACGGCTGCTACACCAGTAATCCCCCGACCTCGGGCCCTCATGCGGCATCTCCGGCCCAGTTCAAGGTCCTGGAGAACCCGGCCCCGAAGGAAAACCTGATACACAGCATGGAGCACGGCGCCGTGGTGGTCTGGTACAACACCGAGGACCAGGACGTGATCAAGCAGCTTGCGGCATGGGTGCAGGACCACCTGGACCGCAGGCGCCTCGTGGTCATGACCAAGTACACGGAGATGGAGCCGAACACGATCGCCCTCACCGCCTGGACGCGGCTGGACAAGTTCCCGGTGAGCGAGTTGACAAAGAAGCGGGTCGACGACTTCATTTCGGCCCACAACAAGCGCTTCAACCCGGAGGGCTTCTAG
- a CDS encoding leucyl aminopeptidase, with protein MNVTVRQGDISSFQADAIVVNLFEGVTSPGGATGAVDRAMGGAISSLIAQGDIRGKAGEITLLHTFGKLPSPRVVVAGLGKASDFGIDQVRDLSANVARYLRRQRLKQVGTIAHGAGIAGLDPEACAAAIAEGTILGLYRFLRHKKPEEDAADLETLTIVEFDGSRLPLLERGVERGRILAEATNVCRDMANEPANYLTPTDLARVAEQLASEAGIECEVYGPEWLREKGMGGVLGVAAGSVQEPRFIVMRYRGAGDEPPLALVGKGITFDTGGISIKPAENMGEMKGDMTGAAAVVAAISAIARLKARINVIAVAPCTENMPSGSATKPGDVLRTMSGKTIEVVNTDAEGRLVLSDALTYSREQGAKAIVDVATLTGAISTTLGNVAMGAMTNDAALMDSVRRAAAAAGEKVWELPMFDEYKELIKSDVADMKNSGGRLAGSITAAFLLKEFVEDTPWVHLDIAGVDNYDREKGVYVKGSSGIPVRTLVHLALQMAEGRSGAK; from the coding sequence ATGAACGTCACCGTCCGGCAGGGCGACATCAGTTCATTCCAGGCCGATGCCATCGTCGTCAACCTCTTCGAGGGCGTAACCTCGCCCGGCGGCGCCACCGGCGCGGTCGACCGCGCGATGGGTGGCGCGATCAGCTCCCTCATCGCCCAGGGGGACATCCGCGGCAAGGCAGGAGAGATTACGCTGCTTCACACCTTCGGCAAACTGCCCTCTCCCCGCGTCGTCGTGGCCGGCCTGGGCAAGGCCTCCGACTTTGGCATCGATCAGGTCCGCGACCTCTCCGCGAACGTCGCCCGATACCTGAGGCGTCAGCGTCTGAAGCAGGTCGGGACCATCGCGCATGGCGCCGGCATCGCTGGCCTCGATCCCGAGGCCTGCGCCGCGGCGATCGCCGAAGGCACTATCCTTGGCCTCTATCGCTTTCTCCGCCACAAGAAGCCGGAGGAGGACGCCGCCGACCTCGAGACCCTGACCATCGTCGAGTTCGACGGCTCACGCCTGCCCCTCCTGGAGCGCGGCGTCGAGCGCGGCCGCATACTCGCCGAGGCCACGAACGTGTGCCGTGACATGGCGAACGAGCCCGCGAACTACCTCACTCCAACGGACCTCGCCCGCGTGGCGGAGCAACTAGCAAGCGAGGCCGGCATCGAGTGCGAGGTCTACGGCCCAGAGTGGCTGCGCGAGAAGGGCATGGGTGGCGTCCTGGGCGTGGCGGCCGGTAGCGTCCAGGAGCCTCGTTTCATCGTCATGCGCTACCGGGGCGCCGGGGACGAGCCGCCTCTTGCCCTCGTGGGCAAGGGCATCACCTTTGACACCGGCGGTATCTCGATCAAGCCAGCCGAGAACATGGGCGAGATGAAGGGCGACATGACGGGCGCCGCCGCCGTGGTCGCCGCCATCAGCGCCATCGCCCGCCTCAAGGCGCGGATTAACGTCATTGCTGTCGCCCCCTGCACGGAGAACATGCCCAGCGGCAGCGCCACCAAGCCCGGCGACGTCCTCCGGACTATGAGCGGCAAGACGATCGAGGTCGTAAACACGGACGCCGAAGGCCGCCTCGTGCTCTCCGACGCCCTCACATACTCGCGCGAGCAGGGCGCGAAGGCCATCGTGGACGTCGCCACGCTGACGGGAGCGATCAGCACCACCCTTGGCAATGTGGCCATGGGCGCCATGACCAACGACGCCGCGCTCATGGATAGCGTGCGCCGCGCCGCGGCCGCGGCCGGCGAAAAGGTCTGGGAACTGCCGATGTTCGACGAGTACAAGGAGCTGATCAAGAGCGACGTCGCCGACATGAAGAACAGCGGCGGCCGCCTCGCCGGGTCGATCACGGCCGCCTTCCTCCTGAAGGAGTTCGTCGAGGATACCCCCTGGGTCCACCTGGACATCGCCGGCGTCGATAACTACGACCGCGAGAAGGGTGTCTACGTGAAGGGCTCCAGCGGCATTCCCGTGCGCACCCTGGTGCACCTGGCCCTGCAGATGGCAGAGGGACGCAGCGGCGCGAAGTAG